Proteins encoded by one window of Lutibacter sp. A64:
- a CDS encoding single-stranded DNA-binding protein has protein sequence MSTIKNHVQLIGNVGQVPTITNLESGKKVARLSLATNENYKNAKGEKQTDTNWHTVVAWGKTAEIIEGYVEKGNEIGVVGKLKTRTYTTDDGNQRYVTEIVANEILLMGSKNGNTSDK, from the coding sequence ATGAGTACTATTAAAAATCACGTACAGTTAATTGGAAATGTTGGACAGGTACCAACCATTACAAATCTTGAAAGTGGTAAAAAAGTAGCGAGATTATCATTAGCTACCAATGAAAACTACAAAAATGCTAAAGGCGAAAAACAAACGGACACCAATTGGCATACCGTTGTCGCTTGGGGAAAAACAGCAGAAATTATTGAAGGGTATGTCGAGAAAGGCAACGAAATTGGAGTAGTAGGGAAGCTAAAAACACGTACATACACTACGGATGATGGAAACCAACGCTATGTAACAGAAATAGTAGCCAATGAAATTCTATTAATGGGTAGTAAAAACGGAAATACATCCGATAAGTAA
- a CDS encoding BfmA/BtgA family mobilization protein yields the protein MDTFSTIRFKIKVANKFRKFSIQIARTHSEAMEAMLNFFDLNDLSPNDNLGVKNERTNKRINAVIAILKNIEKHQTKPTTAMLKKLFEEVTNEENEEEEYDFETPKLTTETEELTYFRNAYYTKQENYNVLKQDIEDIIRKTIYIKSSFGKGYFKLNITKEELENLKLRLENVYHNNSTEIGS from the coding sequence ATGGACACCTTTTCAACCATACGATTTAAAATAAAAGTAGCAAACAAATTCAGGAAATTTTCTATTCAAATTGCAAGGACTCATTCTGAAGCTATGGAAGCGATGCTTAATTTTTTTGATTTGAACGATCTCTCCCCAAACGATAATCTGGGTGTTAAAAATGAACGAACAAATAAGCGTATTAATGCGGTAATAGCGATTCTAAAAAATATTGAAAAACACCAAACAAAGCCGACAACAGCAATGCTCAAAAAACTTTTTGAAGAAGTTACGAATGAAGAAAATGAAGAAGAGGAGTATGATTTTGAAACTCCAAAATTGACTACTGAAACCGAAGAATTGACCTATTTTCGAAATGCATATTATACCAAGCAAGAAAATTACAATGTCTTAAAACAGGATATTGAAGACATTATTAGAAAGACAATATATATCAAAAGTAGTTTTGGTAAGGGATATTTTAAATTAAATATCACCAAAGAAGAATTAGAAAATTTAAAACTGAGATTGGAAAATGTATATCACAATAACAGCACAGAAATTGGGAGCTAA
- a CDS encoding tetratricopeptide repeat protein: protein MNTSKIGYLVIKFSILILSFIFISCNSKKESEYSPLQIALNNHKHDEGFIGSKNCIECHQTEYNEWMGSDHQLAMQLPTDSTVLGDFNNTKYTIYGVTSTFFKKDSLFMVNTQGPDGKYADFEVKYTFGVYPLQQYLVIFPKGSLQVLTPFWDSRLKEDGGQKWQHLYPDEFIAAHDELNWGRALQNWNYMCAECHSTNVKKNYNPDTQAYNTTFDEINVSCEACHGPGDLHEKWAKDTLQNVENMGFVFDIMDRDPSRWIIDPETAKVTRSKPRTSNMQVEWCGRCHSRRAQLTDEYTFGKVLEHTHQVAYLDYPLYNDDGTNNDEDYVYGSFLQSKMYAKGVTCKDCHNVHSGELKGGKENVCFQCHMPTKYKTREHHKHDENGTGASCISCHLPKITIMVVDPRSDHSMRIPRPDISVKTGAVNACNNCHTDKSNEWAAKEFKNWYGNKYDTIPHYGFAFHNIRTNKPDAQSDLNKVINDKDMANIVVGTAIRFQDYNNNPLAFENLKMALASTSPLVRRAGLESLRSLSKQQQYKYALPLANDTVYGVRHMANSLIYDVPTTNLPTEQKQVVDKARKEYINQLLYWQDRSLGLSSIGVAAIGLGKLDQAEDYFKKAVALDTLNLIVKINYADLKRMQGKNEECISLLKEVIEIDKTFSMAYQALAFAYIRIGDKTKAFKTLETAKSVVKNDAQNHYYYAVMQNDSGNSEEAIKTITKALKEYPNNEQLLTLAYSIYKNKGDSTKAENVLNTLIKVFPHSNQYQQVKNSN from the coding sequence GTGAATACATCCAAAATTGGCTACTTGGTAATTAAATTTTCAATTTTAATTCTTAGTTTTATTTTTATTTCTTGTAACTCAAAAAAAGAAAGTGAATACTCACCTCTTCAAATTGCATTAAATAATCATAAACACGATGAAGGTTTTATAGGTTCTAAAAATTGTATTGAGTGCCACCAAACAGAATACAATGAGTGGATGGGATCAGACCATCAACTAGCTATGCAATTACCAACAGATAGTACTGTTTTGGGTGATTTTAACAATACTAAATATACAATTTACGGTGTAACTAGTACTTTCTTTAAAAAAGACAGCTTGTTTATGGTAAATACACAAGGACCTGACGGAAAATATGCCGATTTTGAAGTAAAATACACCTTTGGAGTTTACCCTTTACAACAATACTTAGTTATATTCCCTAAGGGTAGTCTACAAGTACTTACTCCTTTTTGGGATTCACGTTTAAAAGAAGATGGAGGTCAAAAATGGCAGCACTTATATCCTGATGAGTTTATTGCTGCACACGACGAATTAAATTGGGGTAGAGCTTTACAAAATTGGAATTATATGTGTGCCGAATGCCACTCAACCAATGTTAAAAAAAATTACAACCCAGATACACAAGCTTATAATACTACTTTTGATGAAATAAATGTTTCTTGTGAGGCATGCCACGGACCAGGTGACCTACACGAAAAATGGGCAAAAGACACACTTCAAAATGTAGAAAATATGGGATTTGTCTTCGATATAATGGATAGAGATCCTAGTAGGTGGATTATAGATCCTGAAACTGCAAAAGTTACGCGTTCAAAACCTAGAACTTCAAATATGCAAGTAGAATGGTGTGGTCGTTGTCATTCAAGAAGAGCCCAACTAACAGATGAATATACCTTTGGAAAAGTACTTGAACATACTCATCAGGTAGCTTATTTAGATTATCCTTTATATAATGATGATGGTACTAATAATGACGAAGATTATGTGTATGGCTCTTTCCTACAAAGTAAAATGTACGCAAAAGGTGTCACTTGTAAAGATTGCCATAATGTACATAGTGGAGAATTAAAAGGTGGTAAAGAAAATGTTTGTTTTCAATGTCATATGCCTACTAAATACAAAACCAGAGAACATCATAAACATGACGAAAACGGAACTGGAGCAAGCTGTATAAGCTGCCATTTACCAAAAATTACTATAATGGTAGTTGACCCGCGTTCAGACCACAGTATGCGAATTCCAAGACCTGATATTAGTGTAAAAACAGGAGCTGTAAATGCCTGCAATAATTGTCATACAGATAAATCTAACGAGTGGGCTGCTAAAGAATTTAAAAATTGGTATGGTAATAAATATGATACAATACCGCATTATGGTTTTGCTTTTCACAATATAAGAACAAATAAACCAGACGCACAATCAGACTTAAATAAAGTTATTAATGATAAAGACATGGCTAATATTGTAGTTGGTACTGCAATTAGATTTCAAGATTATAACAACAACCCTTTAGCTTTTGAAAATTTAAAAATGGCACTAGCATCTACAAGTCCTTTAGTTAGACGAGCTGGATTAGAATCTTTAAGAAGTCTATCTAAGCAACAACAATACAAATATGCTTTACCTTTAGCTAATGATACCGTTTATGGCGTTAGACATATGGCCAACAGCTTAATTTATGACGTACCTACAACAAATTTACCTACAGAGCAAAAACAAGTAGTTGATAAAGCAAGGAAAGAATACATCAATCAATTATTATATTGGCAAGATCGCTCTTTAGGATTATCATCTATAGGTGTTGCTGCTATAGGCTTAGGTAAATTAGATCAGGCTGAAGATTATTTTAAAAAAGCAGTGGCATTAGACACTTTAAATTTAATTGTAAAAATTAACTACGCTGACTTAAAAAGAATGCAAGGCAAAAATGAAGAGTGCATTTCGTTATTAAAAGAAGTTATAGAAATAGATAAAACCTTTTCAATGGCATATCAAGCGTTGGCTTTTGCTTATATTAGAATAGGTGATAAAACAAAGGCTTTTAAAACATTAGAAACCGCTAAATCTGTAGTTAAAAATGATGCTCAAAATCACTACTATTATGCTGTAATGCAAAATGATTCAGGTAACAGCGAAGAAGCTATTAAAACCATTACAAAAGCTTTAAAAGAATATCCGAACAATGAACAGCTATTAACTTTAGCTTATTCTATTTATAAAAATAAAGGAGATTCTACTAAAGCTGAAAATGTTTTAAATACATTAATAAAAGTATTTCCACATAGTAATCAGTACCAACAAGTTAAAAATTCAAATTAA
- a CDS encoding DUF6876 family protein, which yields MKSRVNEIKEGLQQFQGSEIFYQIPLIRTRFTTGLKYLAKAAECFWLITDVSIIAKSLMNRSQFITIDFKRLPKGKQDFLGYEAEIIYSDGNDNILETHRYNFTDFPLDELRLFFVDNTLMLPNEY from the coding sequence ATGAAATCACGAGTTAACGAAATAAAAGAGGGATTACAACAATTTCAGGGTTCTGAAATATTTTATCAAATACCATTGATACGCACACGATTTACAACCGGATTGAAATATTTAGCTAAGGCAGCAGAATGTTTTTGGTTGATTACAGATGTTTCTATAATTGCAAAAAGTTTAATGAATAGAAGTCAATTTATCACAATAGATTTTAAAAGACTACCAAAAGGAAAACAAGATTTTTTAGGCTATGAAGCTGAAATAATTTACAGCGATGGAAATGATAATATATTGGAAACACATCGCTATAATTTTACCGATTTTCCTTTAGATGAACTGCGTTTATTTTTTGTGGATAATACGTTGATGCTCCCAAATGAATACTAA